One region of Polaribacter pectinis genomic DNA includes:
- a CDS encoding DUF4258 domain-containing protein, with product MLVKRIFYYLIGLALGSIGVYFFWQKKNATFDYGMDARTLKTIRIKHRIFSDVAKYSMQKNEIDTAKISTILRLGDVDFGKGKPRQKPCGEYYVTGRDSLKNVHLYIKRCDSTSTIEKVIVD from the coding sequence ATGCTCGTAAAAAGAATTTTTTATTATTTAATAGGTTTAGCTCTAGGTTCCATAGGTGTTTATTTTTTCTGGCAAAAGAAAAATGCTACTTTCGATTATGGAATGGATGCAAGAACATTAAAAACTATTAGAATTAAACATCGTATTTTTTCTGATGTTGCAAAATATTCTATGCAAAAAAATGAAATAGATACTGCAAAAATTTCTACTATTTTGCGTTTAGGAGATGTAGATTTTGGTAAAGGAAAACCAAGACAAAAACCTTGTGGTGAATATTATGTTACAGGAAGAGACAGCTTAAAAAACGTGCATTTATACATTAAACGTTGTGATTCTACATCAACTATAGAAAAAGTAATTGTAGATTAA
- a CDS encoding YdeI/OmpD-associated family protein encodes MNPKIEEYISKKEKWRKELETLRAVFTDLPVEETIKWGAPTYVYQGKNIVGLAAFRSYCGLWFFQGALLKDKKKVFINAQEGKTKAMLQWRFSSLEEIDKDLIKEYVLEAIENVKLGKEIKPDRAKKELVIPAELQQELDSNNNFKEKFETFSNSCKREYANYISEAKREETRLRRLQKIIPMILKGTGLHDKYKNC; translated from the coding sequence ATGAACCCGAAAATTGAAGAATATATCAGTAAAAAAGAAAAATGGCGAAAAGAATTAGAAACTTTACGTGCTGTTTTTACTGATTTACCAGTGGAGGAAACTATAAAATGGGGAGCTCCAACCTATGTTTATCAAGGTAAAAACATTGTTGGTTTGGCTGCTTTTAGAAGTTATTGTGGTTTGTGGTTTTTTCAAGGAGCATTATTAAAAGACAAGAAGAAAGTATTTATAAACGCACAAGAAGGAAAAACAAAAGCAATGTTGCAATGGCGTTTTTCTTCATTAGAAGAAATTGATAAAGATTTAATAAAAGAATACGTTTTAGAAGCAATTGAAAACGTAAAGTTAGGCAAAGAAATAAAGCCAGACAGAGCTAAAAAAGAGTTGGTAATTCCAGCTGAATTACAACAAGAATTAGATTCTAATAATAATTTCAAAGAAAAATTCGAAACATTTTCTAATAGTTGTAAAAGAGAATACGCTAATTATATTTCTGAAGCTAAAAGAGAAGAAACACGTTTAAGAAGATTACAGAAAATTATTCCAATGATTTTAAAAGGAACAGGATTACATGATAAATATAAGAATTGTTAA
- a CDS encoding TrmH family RNA methyltransferase, producing the protein MIDEKLLTYFEGFLTDKRKSLFKRILEDRTRHFTVVLEDIYQAHNASAVVRTCDIFGVQDVHAIENKYTNKVSRHVAKGSQKWLSQFNYREDGDNTKDCLNKLKSEGYQIIATTPHNDSCMLQDFDVSKKSAFVFGVEKEGVSNYVKEQADGFLKIPMVGFTESLNISVAAAIILQDVTTKLRNSDVNWQLSEKEKEILYFDWVKKTIKNVDKIEERYLQNLR; encoded by the coding sequence ATGATTGATGAAAAATTATTAACCTATTTCGAAGGTTTTTTAACAGATAAAAGAAAATCGCTCTTCAAAAGAATTTTAGAGGATAGAACAAGACATTTTACGGTTGTTTTAGAAGATATTTATCAGGCACATAATGCAAGTGCAGTAGTTAGAACTTGCGATATTTTTGGAGTGCAAGATGTACATGCAATAGAGAATAAATACACAAATAAAGTATCAAGACATGTTGCAAAAGGTTCTCAAAAATGGTTAAGTCAGTTTAATTATAGAGAAGATGGAGATAATACTAAAGATTGTTTAAATAAATTAAAATCTGAAGGTTATCAAATTATAGCAACAACTCCTCATAATGATTCTTGCATGTTACAAGATTTTGATGTTTCTAAAAAATCAGCTTTTGTATTTGGAGTAGAAAAAGAAGGAGTTTCTAATTATGTAAAAGAACAAGCAGATGGTTTTTTAAAAATACCTATGGTTGGTTTTACAGAAAGCTTAAATATTTCTGTAGCAGCAGCAATTATTTTACAAGATGTAACCACAAAACTTCGAAATTCTGATGTGAATTGGCAACTTTCGGAAAAAGAAAAAGAAATTTTGTATTTTGATTGGGTAAAAAAGACCATTAAAAATGTCGATAAAATTGAAGAAAGATATCTCCAAAATTTAAGATAA
- a CDS encoding SIR2 family NAD-dependent protein deacylase: MEKIVVLTGAGISAESGINTFRDADGLWEGHDVMEVATPEGFAKNPELVLDFYNQRRRQLLEVFPNKAHFNLQRLEKEFHVEIITQNVDDLHERAGSKNVTHLHGELLKVRSSKNENAILEWKKDLVLGDLCKNKSQLRPHIVWFGEMVPMLDKAIEITQTADILVIIGTSMQVYPAASLVNYVKPNTPIYFIDPKPSVSKNDFNNLKIIKNVASSGTDELLKILNKNF, encoded by the coding sequence ATGGAAAAAATAGTTGTTTTAACTGGTGCAGGAATTTCTGCAGAAAGTGGCATTAATACTTTTAGAGATGCTGATGGTTTGTGGGAAGGGCATGATGTTATGGAAGTTGCAACTCCAGAAGGTTTTGCCAAAAATCCTGAATTGGTTTTGGATTTCTATAATCAAAGAAGAAGACAATTATTAGAAGTTTTTCCCAATAAGGCACATTTTAATTTACAGAGATTAGAAAAGGAATTTCATGTTGAAATCATAACTCAAAATGTAGATGATTTACACGAAAGAGCTGGAAGCAAAAATGTTACGCATTTGCATGGGGAATTACTAAAAGTAAGAAGTTCTAAAAATGAAAATGCTATTTTAGAATGGAAAAAAGATTTGGTTTTAGGAGATTTATGTAAAAATAAAAGTCAATTAAGACCACATATAGTTTGGTTCGGAGAAATGGTGCCAATGTTAGATAAAGCTATAGAAATTACTCAAACTGCTGATATTTTGGTAATTATTGGCACTTCTATGCAAGTGTATCCTGCAGCAAGTTTAGTGAACTATGTAAAACCCAATACTCCTATTTATTTTATTGATCCTAAACCTTCAGTTTCTAAAAATGATTTTAACAATTTAAAAATTATTAAAAATGTTGCTAGTTCTGGAACAGATGAATTATTAAAGATTTTAAATAAAAATTTCTAA
- the manA gene encoding mannose-6-phosphate isomerase, class I codes for MNSIKLSSKLLPLTGEIQNYAWGGKSYISQLLEKENNQQKCAEYWLGAHRSAPSYIATANGNIPLDNYLKINSQESLGEETLNKFGKLPFLFKVLDVKEMLSIQVHPTKIEAEKGFKYENDLGIPLNAIHRNYKDDNHKPEVMVALSEFWLLHGFLAKKKLVCRLNEIKEFASLASIFKNEGYLGLYKTVMQFSVEESNHLLRPLINRIMPLYLNGKLQKNSPDYWAAKAVATSVDVNILDKGIYSIYFFNLVQLNRGEAIFQDAGIPHAYLEGQNIELMANSDNVLRGGLTKKHIDVAELIKHISFTETIPNILKGDLQNDKLERIFSTSAPDFELSEIKIPISKFYNSVSKTPQILLLLDGEVEIKAGKNSLKLMKGKSVFLKANCTYKITSLKKATIYKAKVGN; via the coding sequence ATGAATTCAATAAAACTTTCATCAAAATTACTTCCATTAACAGGAGAAATTCAAAACTACGCTTGGGGTGGTAAAAGTTATATTTCTCAATTATTAGAGAAAGAAAATAATCAACAAAAATGTGCAGAATATTGGTTGGGAGCGCACAGAAGTGCGCCATCTTATATTGCTACAGCAAATGGAAATATCCCTTTAGATAATTATTTAAAAATAAATTCACAAGAAAGTTTAGGAGAAGAAACATTGAATAAATTTGGGAAACTACCTTTTTTATTCAAAGTTTTAGACGTAAAAGAAATGTTGTCTATACAAGTTCATCCAACAAAAATAGAAGCAGAAAAAGGTTTTAAATATGAAAATGATTTAGGAATTCCTTTAAATGCAATTCATAGAAATTATAAAGACGATAATCATAAACCAGAGGTTATGGTCGCTTTAAGTGAGTTTTGGTTATTGCACGGTTTTTTAGCTAAAAAGAAATTAGTATGCAGACTAAACGAAATTAAAGAGTTTGCATCTTTGGCATCTATTTTTAAAAATGAAGGTTATTTAGGTTTGTACAAAACTGTAATGCAATTTTCTGTTGAAGAGAGTAATCATTTATTACGTCCTTTAATTAACAGAATTATGCCTTTATATTTAAACGGAAAATTACAAAAAAACTCTCCAGATTATTGGGCTGCAAAAGCGGTTGCAACCTCAGTTGATGTAAATATTTTAGACAAAGGAATCTATTCAATTTACTTTTTTAATCTTGTTCAATTGAATAGAGGAGAAGCCATTTTTCAAGATGCAGGAATTCCTCATGCTTATTTAGAAGGGCAGAATATAGAGTTAATGGCAAATTCAGACAATGTTTTAAGAGGCGGACTAACAAAGAAACATATTGATGTTGCTGAATTAATTAAACATATTTCTTTTACAGAAACTATTCCTAATATTTTAAAAGGAGATTTACAAAATGATAAATTAGAAAGAATTTTTTCTACATCAGCGCCAGATTTTGAGTTAAGTGAAATTAAGATCCCTATTTCTAAATTCTATAACTCTGTATCAAAAACACCTCAAATTTTACTATTACTTGATGGTGAAGTAGAAATTAAAGCAGGAAAAAACTCTTTAAAACTAATGAAAGGAAAATCTGTGTTTCTAAAGGCTAATTGTACTTATAAAATTACATCATTAAAAAAAGCAACTATTTATAAGGCTAAAGTTGGGAATTAG
- a CDS encoding response regulator, giving the protein MKILAIDDQKLVLIPLKNRLEELGYEVITEISALKGIETYNSFQPDLVIVDLNMPEVSGIEVVNHIRVHQKEQTPIMILSGNTDDEMITKSFDLGVNDYMKKPLSLTEVCARVKRLIGVTITNTEAKKYNNVMIQQRCVGVVIPCYNEERRLLSKEFTDFIEKNSGYHLCFVNDGSKDKTLDVLNDLRKGREDFITVYDCEKNGGKAEAVRQGMLFMSKKEDLDYIGFLDADLSTDLTDFDDLVSTIENSDYKIVSGSRISRMGADITKESARKVISLTINFIIRKILKMDFKDTQCGAKIFHKDVIKISFAKKFVTQWIFDVEIFRRITLHFGLKKAKQMLCEQPLKRWIHADGSKLSMKDSVKIVGQLGQIAWHYRSNKTSINKETTFNLNTELVLSKSS; this is encoded by the coding sequence ATGAAAATATTAGCTATTGACGATCAGAAATTAGTTTTAATTCCTTTAAAAAATAGATTAGAAGAATTAGGTTATGAAGTTATCACAGAAATATCAGCATTAAAAGGAATAGAAACCTATAATTCTTTTCAACCAGATTTGGTAATTGTAGATTTAAACATGCCAGAAGTTTCTGGAATTGAAGTTGTAAATCATATTAGAGTTCATCAAAAAGAACAAACACCAATTATGATTTTATCTGGTAATACAGATGATGAAATGATTACAAAAAGTTTTGATTTAGGTGTAAATGATTATATGAAAAAACCATTAAGTTTAACGGAAGTTTGTGCTAGAGTTAAGCGCTTAATAGGGGTTACTATTACTAATACAGAAGCTAAAAAATATAACAACGTTATGATTCAGCAGAGATGTGTTGGTGTAGTAATTCCTTGTTATAATGAAGAAAGAAGATTGTTAAGTAAAGAATTTACTGATTTTATTGAGAAAAATTCAGGCTATCATTTATGTTTTGTAAACGATGGAAGTAAAGATAAAACCTTGGACGTTTTAAATGATTTAAGAAAAGGTAGAGAAGATTTTATTACAGTTTACGACTGTGAGAAAAACGGAGGAAAAGCAGAAGCTGTAAGACAAGGAATGTTGTTTATGTCTAAAAAAGAAGATTTAGATTATATAGGTTTTTTAGATGCAGATTTATCTACCGATTTAACAGATTTTGATGATTTAGTATCAACTATAGAAAATTCTGATTATAAGATTGTAAGTGGATCAAGAATTAGTAGAATGGGTGCAGATATTACTAAGGAATCTGCAAGAAAAGTTATTAGTTTAACGATTAACTTTATTATCAGAAAGATTTTAAAAATGGATTTTAAAGACACACAATGTGGAGCAAAAATATTTCATAAGGATGTAATTAAAATTTCTTTTGCTAAAAAGTTTGTTACACAATGGATTTTTGATGTAGAAATTTTCCGAAGAATAACATTGCATTTCGGATTAAAAAAAGCAAAACAAATGTTATGTGAACAACCTTTAAAAAGATGGATTCACGCTGATGGATCTAAATTATCAATGAAAGATTCTGTAAAGATTGTTGGACAATTGGGACAAATTGCTTGGCACTATAGAAGTAATAAAACATCAATTAATAAAGAAACTACATTTAATTTAAATACTGAATTGGTTTTATCTAAATCATCTTAA
- a CDS encoding cellulase family glycosylhydrolase, which yields MVKKNKAIIRGVLMLTYVFIISVILFLVSSLLNYLNTGADRSKMLHTEIKKEAQYLPKITWKEDGNKGRFLDKQTLNEIENDYVDAWYVKQVAYKTNQKTGIKDYYTDSARKNIYNTIAFNKTTNISFESTTLYHNPNILFFSEDGQLIVLEDENVVEYKKMFKNGVLVLETTEKSTYKVILLLEDGFWRIRHLVKESTSDFDKTVNFTPISDKNIKGINYYPQKTPWDMFGDSFDEQVIAKDFKIIKNANLNTIRIFIQYEDFGKANVKEEKLQKLQQVLDLAEKSNLKVIVTLFDFYGNYDVLDWTLNQKHAETIVSKFKNHNAILAWDLKNEPNLDFASRGKETVLAWLEHLIFYIKKIDTKHAITIGWSNVESAEILKDKIDFVSFHYYEDVEKLETAYLSLKKKINDKPIFLGEFGVTSYDGFWKPLGSSEEKQAMYYKEIQKVLTKNKIPYLSWTLYDFDEVPNSVVGKLPWRVNPQKEFGFINTKGEKKPAFEFISN from the coding sequence ATGGTAAAAAAAAATAAAGCTATTATTCGTGGCGTTTTAATGTTAACGTATGTCTTTATTATTTCTGTCATTTTATTTTTAGTTAGTTCTCTTTTAAACTACTTAAATACTGGTGCAGACAGAAGTAAAATGTTGCACACAGAGATAAAGAAAGAAGCACAATATTTGCCAAAAATCACTTGGAAGGAAGATGGAAATAAAGGTCGTTTTTTAGACAAACAGACTTTAAATGAAATCGAAAATGATTATGTAGATGCTTGGTACGTTAAGCAAGTTGCTTATAAAACGAATCAAAAAACAGGCATAAAAGATTACTATACAGATAGCGCTAGAAAAAATATATACAACACAATTGCTTTTAATAAAACTACCAATATTTCTTTTGAATCTACCACATTATATCACAATCCTAATATATTATTTTTTAGCGAAGACGGACAATTAATCGTTTTAGAAGACGAAAATGTTGTTGAATACAAGAAGATGTTTAAAAACGGTGTACTTGTTTTAGAAACAACAGAAAAATCGACTTATAAAGTTATTTTATTATTGGAAGATGGCTTTTGGCGCATTAGACATCTTGTTAAAGAATCAACATCCGATTTTGACAAAACAGTGAACTTCACTCCTATTTCTGATAAGAATATTAAAGGAATTAATTATTATCCGCAGAAAACACCATGGGATATGTTTGGTGATAGTTTTGATGAACAAGTAATTGCAAAAGATTTTAAAATTATAAAAAATGCTAATTTAAACACGATTCGTATTTTTATTCAATATGAAGATTTTGGAAAGGCAAATGTAAAAGAAGAGAAACTACAAAAATTACAACAAGTTTTAGATTTAGCAGAAAAGAGCAATTTAAAAGTTATTGTTACTTTATTCGACTTTTATGGAAACTACGATGTTTTAGATTGGACGTTAAATCAAAAGCACGCAGAAACAATTGTTTCTAAATTCAAAAACCATAATGCTATTTTAGCTTGGGATCTTAAAAACGAACCCAATTTAGATTTCGCTTCCAGAGGAAAAGAAACTGTGCTTGCTTGGTTAGAACATTTAATTTTTTATATAAAAAAAATTGATACAAAACACGCCATAACCATTGGATGGTCTAATGTTGAAAGTGCAGAGATTTTGAAAGATAAGATCGATTTTGTTTCATTTCATTATTATGAAGATGTCGAAAAACTGGAAACTGCATATCTTTCTTTGAAGAAAAAAATTAATGATAAACCTATCTTTTTAGGAGAATTTGGCGTTACTTCTTATGACGGTTTTTGGAAACCTTTAGGTAGTTCTGAAGAAAAACAAGCTATGTACTATAAAGAAATTCAAAAAGTACTTACTAAAAATAAAATTCCTTACTTGTCTTGGACTTTATATGATTTTGATGAAGTACCAAATAGTGTTGTTGGTAAACTACCTTGGCGTGTAAACCCACAAAAAGAATTCGGTTTTATAAACACTAAAGGAGAGAAAAAACCAGCTTTTGAGTTTATATCTAATTAG
- a CDS encoding glycosyltransferase translates to MKLAIVTAYPPSKVTLNEYAYHLVKSFRQSEKVTELILLTDVTPEGKDIHFTENGCKITVKESWKFNSYSNIINVTKAINQINPDAVLFNLQFMKFGDKKVAAALGLALPLICKIKQIPTIVLLHNILEQTDLASAGFTSNKFLQKAYNFIGTTLTKLILKADLVTVTMDKYVTTLEEKYKVNNVKMIPHGTFEIPEKPSHQLPKGPLKVMTFGKFGTYKKVEAMIEAVEKVRVTSGLDLEIVIAGTDNPNVPGYLKNVQEKYKNVPQITFTGYVEECEVAPLFKESAVVVFPYTSTTGSSGVLHQAGSYGKAVVMPNLGDLATLVEDEGYRGEFFQPESTDSLAVAIEAIVTNDAYRVQLEKANYKAATAFPMERITNMYLNEFENIIYNKQTSESIFTEPATI, encoded by the coding sequence ATGAAATTAGCAATCGTAACTGCATATCCACCAAGTAAAGTAACTTTAAATGAATATGCATATCATTTAGTAAAAAGCTTTAGACAAAGCGAAAAAGTAACAGAATTAATCTTATTAACGGATGTAACACCAGAAGGTAAAGACATCCATTTTACAGAAAATGGTTGTAAAATTACTGTAAAAGAATCTTGGAAGTTTAATAGTTATAGCAACATTATTAATGTTACAAAAGCCATCAATCAAATAAATCCAGACGCTGTTTTGTTCAATTTACAGTTTATGAAGTTTGGAGATAAAAAAGTGGCAGCAGCTTTAGGTTTAGCTTTACCATTAATATGCAAAATAAAACAAATTCCTACCATTGTTTTATTGCATAATATTTTAGAGCAGACAGATTTAGCTTCTGCTGGTTTTACTTCTAATAAATTCTTACAAAAAGCATATAATTTTATAGGAACCACTTTAACAAAACTAATTTTAAAAGCAGATTTAGTTACTGTTACTATGGATAAATACGTAACTACTTTAGAAGAAAAATATAAAGTTAATAATGTAAAAATGATCCCACACGGAACTTTCGAAATTCCAGAAAAACCTTCTCATCAATTACCAAAAGGACCTTTAAAAGTGATGACTTTTGGAAAATTCGGAACCTACAAGAAAGTAGAAGCAATGATAGAAGCGGTTGAAAAAGTAAGAGTAACTTCTGGTTTAGATTTAGAAATTGTAATTGCAGGAACAGATAACCCAAACGTTCCAGGATATTTAAAAAATGTTCAAGAAAAATATAAAAATGTACCACAAATAACATTTACTGGTTATGTAGAGGAATGTGAAGTAGCCCCTTTATTTAAAGAAAGTGCAGTAGTTGTTTTTCCTTATACTTCTACTACTGGGAGTTCCGGAGTTCTGCATCAAGCAGGTAGTTATGGTAAAGCAGTTGTAATGCCAAATTTAGGAGATTTAGCAACTTTAGTTGAAGATGAAGGTTATAGAGGAGAGTTTTTTCAACCAGAAAGCACAGACAGTTTAGCGGTTGCAATTGAAGCAATTGTTACTAATGATGCATATAGAGTTCAATTAGAAAAAGCAAATTATAAAGCAGCAACGGCATTTCCTATGGAAAGAATAACAAATATGTATTTAAATGAATTTGAAAACATTATTTATAACAAACAAACATCTGAAAGTATATTTACAGAGCCAGCAACTATTTAA
- a CDS encoding oligosaccharide flippase family protein produces MSAITLPLKNKISPEQLFMISGLLVNGGNYLYNLVLGRILGPEKFADAAILITFLLVLSFVAMTFQLVTAKFSVIFEGTVFETFISNTYKKASIVGVVLGIIVILFSSELQDFFKTISSNMFVVFGIGVPFYFLMSVNRGIFQGKKELNSLSVTYQLEMMSRLLITFGLLFFFQIDSSLLISFGILGSFLFGLFPFKLKKFSFSKLIKLESTKSKMVRNFFIITAFYELTQIIINNSDILLVKHYFNSYEAGLYASLALIGRVVYFVAWMFVMLLLPAVVQLKKEGKSTVPILLKYVSYIAAIAIAIVLGCALFPNLIIQMLFGDGYLEIAPLLWKYALATGIFAVSNIFAYYYLSLDNYVPVVFSGIFGMLQILLVVLFHNSLEQVVHVQIIAMCILLFVQLFFFSLKNLKGFNFIS; encoded by the coding sequence ATGTCTGCAATTACACTCCCTTTAAAAAATAAAATTTCTCCAGAACAACTATTTATGATTAGTGGTTTGCTTGTAAATGGCGGAAATTATCTGTACAATTTAGTTTTAGGTAGAATTTTAGGACCAGAGAAATTTGCAGATGCGGCCATTCTAATCACGTTTTTATTAGTCTTGTCTTTTGTGGCTATGACGTTTCAATTAGTTACTGCAAAATTTTCAGTAATTTTCGAAGGCACGGTTTTTGAAACTTTTATTTCAAATACCTATAAAAAAGCTTCTATTGTTGGCGTTGTTTTAGGAATTATAGTTATACTATTTTCATCAGAATTACAAGATTTTTTTAAAACAATATCCTCTAATATGTTTGTGGTATTCGGAATTGGAGTTCCGTTTTACTTTTTAATGAGCGTAAATAGGGGCATTTTTCAAGGAAAAAAAGAATTGAATTCTTTGTCTGTAACCTATCAATTAGAAATGATGAGTCGTTTGTTAATTACATTCGGGTTATTATTTTTCTTCCAGATAGATTCTTCTTTATTAATTTCTTTCGGAATTTTAGGTTCGTTCTTATTCGGTTTATTTCCTTTTAAATTAAAGAAATTCTCTTTTTCTAAGTTGATTAAGCTAGAAAGTACAAAATCTAAAATGGTACGTAATTTTTTTATAATTACCGCCTTTTATGAACTTACCCAAATTATCATTAATAATAGTGACATACTTTTGGTAAAACATTACTTTAACTCTTACGAGGCTGGTTTATATGCTTCTTTAGCATTAATTGGTAGAGTTGTTTATTTTGTTGCTTGGATGTTTGTAATGTTATTATTACCAGCAGTAGTTCAATTGAAAAAAGAAGGAAAATCAACAGTACCAATTTTACTAAAATATGTAAGTTATATTGCAGCAATAGCTATAGCAATTGTTTTAGGATGTGCTCTTTTTCCAAATTTGATTATTCAAATGTTATTTGGTGACGGATATTTAGAAATTGCTCCATTACTATGGAAATATGCTTTAGCAACTGGTATTTTTGCTGTTTCAAATATCTTTGCATATTATTATTTATCATTAGACAATTACGTTCCAGTAGTATTTTCTGGTATTTTTGGAATGTTACAAATTTTATTAGTTGTCCTTTTTCATAATTCATTAGAACAAGTGGTACATGTGCAAATTATAGCAATGTGTATTTTATTGTTTGTGCAACTATTTTTCTTCTCTTTAAAAAACTTAAAAGGCTTTAATTTTATTTCCTAA